GCCTTAACAAATGCCATTTCCTTATTCGATAAACGATAGGCACGCAACACTTCCTGCCATTGGTCACCTTGTATAAGAGCAAAATACGCCCAACCGCAAGTTGCATTTTGTACAGAAAAGCCTTTCCATTGTTCGACTTGGAAGTCACCTTGCAAATAGGACACTAATCCACTTTCTTCAAGCTTTTTAATGCCATTATAAACATCTTTCCCTACCCACAGCTTATCAAGTTCAGCCTTAATGCGCTCTTTGGCAACCCAGGCAATATCTGAAGCCTTTTCCTGTATTGCCTGAAGTGTCTTAGCTTCGATCGTAAAGCCAAGCTGTGCTGAAAAACGCACAGCCCTTAGCATTCGTAAGGCATCCTCAGCAAAACGCACTTTTGCTTCTCCTACTGCTCGAATAACGCCAGCCTCAATATCACGCTGCCCATTATAATAATCTACAAACGTGCCATCTCGACGCATAGCTATTGCATTCATCGTAAAATCACGGCGCTGTAAATCCTCTTTCAGGGACCTTACAAAATGGACTTCCTCTGGTCTTCGATGATCAGTATACTCTCCATCTGTGCGATACGTTGTAACTTCAACTGGTGCTGTTGGCTCAAGAACTAGCACGGTGCCATGTTGAATACCAATATCAACGGTACGATTAAAAACAGTTTTAACTTCTTGTGGCAATGCATTTGTCGCTACGTCTACATCATGTGCTTGACGATTTAATAGGGCGTCTCGCACAGCTCCGCCTACGACAACTGCCTCAAAGCCTGCTTCCTCTAATTGTTCAATAACTGAGAAAGCAGCTTGCCATTCTTTATTGTTTTGCATGGTTTTTTTCAGCAACCTTTTCATACAGTTGTTCATACTGCTCGACAATTTTAGATGAGTGGAATTTTTCACTAACTGCTCGCATCGCTGCTTCGCGGAAACGAAGTAGCTTATCTTCATCGTTCAATAACTGTACAGCATAGTCAGCAACAGCATCCGTATCGCCTAATTCCACTAAATAGCCATCTACACCATGATCAATGACTTCTGGTATTCCACCAACGGTCGTACCAATACATGGCACACCACAAGCCATTGCTTCAAGCAATACAAGTCCAAAAGATTCCTGTTGTGACAGTAATAGCTTCAGATCACTAATAGCGTACAATTCATCTAAATTTTCTTGTTTACCTAAAAATAAGACGTCCTTGACATACGGGCTTTCTTTTACTTGATCCATCACACGATGCTTTTCGGGTCCATCCCCTACTAACAATAGCTTCGCTTTTATATTTCCTCGGATTTTCATAAACGCATCAATAATATGAGGGAGGTTCTTAATTTTACGGAAGTTAGAAACATGAATGATGACTTTTTCATCTTCTTGAATGCCAAACTGCTCTTTTAAATTACCAGCATCTTGCGGACGATAGACACGCTCATCCACGAAGTTATAAATCGTTTCAATTGGCTTTACAGTATCAATAAGTTCGTAGGTTTGTTCTTTTAGTGACTCTGAAACTGCAGTTACAATATCAGACTTATCAATACCATATTTGATAGCTTGTGACAGCGTAGAATCCTGTCCAAGTACGGAAATATCCGTGCCATGGAGTGTTGTCACAATACCAATATTTTGCCCACTCATTTCTCGGGCTAGCACCGCACATACGGCATGTGGGATTGCATAATGTACATGTAGTACGTCTAACCCTTCATCTTTAATCACGTCCGCCATTTTACTCGCTAATGCAATATCATACGGCGAATACTGAAATACTGAATAATTGTTCACTTCTACTTCATGGAAAAAGACGGTCGGATAAATTTTATTCAATCGAAATGGTACGCTTGAGGTGATGAAATGAATTTCGTGCCCTCTCTCTGCAAGCATTTTTCCTAATTCTGTTGCAATAACACCAGAGCCTCCAACTG
The genomic region above belongs to Lysinibacillus sp. FSL W8-0992 and contains:
- a CDS encoding CCA tRNA nucleotidyltransferase; this translates as MQNNKEWQAAFSVIEQLEEAGFEAVVVGGAVRDALLNRQAHDVDVATNALPQEVKTVFNRTVDIGIQHGTVLVLEPTAPVEVTTYRTDGEYTDHRRPEEVHFVRSLKEDLQRRDFTMNAIAMRRDGTFVDYYNGQRDIEAGVIRAVGEAKVRFAEDALRMLRAVRFSAQLGFTIEAKTLQAIQEKASDIAWVAKERIKAELDKLWVGKDVYNGIKKLEESGLVSYLQGDFQVEQWKGFSVQNATCGWAYFALIQGDQWQEVLRAYRLSNKEMAFVKAVLGAFHALQKGWTSMDYFTYSLEELEAAQYFAQLKELMNHSQQSIREVQASLPIRHRQELVVNGMDLLQWSGQKRGPWLKEALQLILTAVVNGELTNEQNHIKDWFAREYDLKE
- the bshA gene encoding N-acetyl-alpha-D-glucosaminyl L-malate synthase BshA codes for the protein MRKLKIGITCYPTVGGSGVIATELGKMLAERGHEIHFITSSVPFRLNKIYPTVFFHEVEVNNYSVFQYSPYDIALASKMADVIKDEGLDVLHVHYAIPHAVCAVLAREMSGQNIGIVTTLHGTDISVLGQDSTLSQAIKYGIDKSDIVTAVSESLKEQTYELIDTVKPIETIYNFVDERVYRPQDAGNLKEQFGIQEDEKVIIHVSNFRKIKNLPHIIDAFMKIRGNIKAKLLLVGDGPEKHRVMDQVKESPYVKDVLFLGKQENLDELYAISDLKLLLSQQESFGLVLLEAMACGVPCIGTTVGGIPEVIDHGVDGYLVELGDTDAVADYAVQLLNDEDKLLRFREAAMRAVSEKFHSSKIVEQYEQLYEKVAEKNHAKQ